CTTCGTGGTTCCCCTTGCGGGTATAGATCGCGCCCAGGTTGAGCCGCCAGTTGATTTCATCGGGCGTAAGAACGACGGCCTGCAGCGCTTCCCGCAACGCCTCGTCGTATCTGCCCAGGTAGTAGTAGGCCACGCTCAGGTTTCCGAAGGCCTCGGAGTCCGTCAGGTCCAGGGCCAGCGCCCGGCGGTAGTAGGCGATGGCGCCTTCGTAGTCGCCTTCGTTCATCAATGCGAGACCGGATGCTTTCACGCTCGCGCTGTCGGCGTCGTCGGAAATGGTACTCGGCGCACCTGCGCCCGCACAGCCCGATGATGCCCAATGGAGGCAGACGGCGGCCGCTCCGAGGCAGATAATCGTCCTGAAGGCACTCATATCACGCTCCGCTTAAGTCGACTGGTCCAGCGTCGGCGAAAGGGGTATATAACCACAATATACGGCTTTCGAAGCCCATTCTCTCCCGTTTTTTTCCATGCGCACGGCGCCAGGCCGGACCGGCGCGAAATTACTTTACTTTCGGGTCGTTCGGGAATACTTTTTCCCCAAGATTCCTCGCCCGGATTACGACCATTTCATTTAGTCAAACGAAATTCGCTTGACACTACACAAATGTTTGGCATATTGGACAGGTATGCCAAAAAGACATTCACTTGCATCAACGAGGGGAGATCGCGGACATGAACGATAACGATCCGGGAAGGGAGAAGGCGCTGAGCGGCGCCATCTCGCAGATAGAACGGCAGTTCGGCAAGGGTTCCATCATCAGGATGGGAGACGAGAACCCCCAACTGTCTGTCGAGTCCATACCAACGGGGTCCCTGACCCTCGATCTGGCGTTGGGCATCGGCGGTGTGCCCCGTGGACGCGTGGTGGAGATCTACGGAAACGAGTCCTCCGGCAAGACCACGCTGGCCAAGCATATCGTGGCCGAGGCGCAGAAACTGGGCGGGATGGCCGCCTTCATCGACGCGGAACACGCGCTGGACATCCGCTATGCGCGGGCCCTCGGCGTGGACATGGACAAACTGCTCATCCATCAGCCGGATACGGGCGAGCAGGCCCTCGACGTGGCCGAGATCCTGGTCCGCAGCGGCGGTGTGGATGTGATTGTCATCGACTCGGTCGCCGCGCTGGTCCCGAGGGCCGAAATAGAAGGAGAGATGGGTGATTCCCATGTCGGTCTGCAGGCCCGCCTGATGTCGCAGGCGCTGCGGAAGCTGACCTCGGTGATCAACCGGTCCAGGACCTGCCTGATCTTCATCAACCAGATCCGCCAGAAAATCGGGGTAATGTACGGCAATCCGGAAACGACGACCGGTGGGCTGGCCCTGAAGTTCTATTCCTCGGTCCGGATCGAGGTGCGTAGAATCGGGAACATCAAGGGGGACGACGCCTCGGCGGGCATCCAGGTACGGGGTACCGTAAAGAAGAACAAGCTGGCTGCGCCCTTTCGCGAGGCGCAGTTTGATATCATCTACGGGGAAGGGATCTCCAAAGAGAGCGACCTGATCGAACTCGGGGTCAATAACGGCATCATAGAAAAGAGCGGGACCTGGTTTTCCTACAATGACGAAAGGCTCGGGCAGGGCCGCGAGAACGTGCGGCAGTTGCTCAGGGAACAGCGGGAACTCGCCGGGGAGATCGAAGAGAAAGTCCGTGCGATATTCGCACCTCCGGGCCAGGACGAATCCGTCGAAAACAACGGAGTCGCCGGGAAACCGGCCGCCCGTCCCGAACCCTCGGTAAAGCGGCGCTGAAAAGGCGGTGGCGCCCGGTAGTAGGCTGCGCCGGATGGGGTAGGACCTGTCCGGCGCGCGCGATACGCGATATACGTTATGTGGAACCGGCAGGCCGCCGGCCTTCATGGAGTGCTGCCGCGGCTTCGATCAGGCGCTGATAGGCCCTGGGGAAGGCGAAACGGCCGAGGTCTTCGAATCGAACCCATCGGCATTCGTTCCCGTCGCGATGGCGGGCTACCCCTGCTATGTGTGAACAGCTGTAGCCCTGCAACGTCATCTCGAAATGGGTAAAGGCATGTCTCAGGGTGGCAACGGCGCGATCGACGCGTATGCCGATCCCTAGCATGTTTTTAATTTCCTCTGCCAGAAACTTCTCCCCAACGACCCCCTTACCGACGATTCCACCCGGGAACTCCCACAGTCCACCCAGCAGTCCGTCCGTCGGCCGCCGGACGATCAGCACCTCGTCGTTCCGGCGTACGATGCCGGCGGCGACATGATGGTGAGGCCGTTGCCTGCGCGGCCGTTTGCGCGGCAGCACCGAAGGGTCCGGCAGCGTTTTGCGGGCTTCGCAAAACGGGTTCACCGGACATGCACCGCAGCGGGGCTTGCGCGGCGTGCAAATCGTGGCCCCCAGCTCCATCATGGCCTGGTTGAAGTCGCCCGCCCGGCCCCGGACGAGGAGTCGCACGGCGAGACCATCTAGACGCTTTCTGGCCGCTGAGGAGGCCGGGTTATCGGTCAGGTGGAACAGGCGGCTTAGCACGCGAACGACATTGCCGTCGACGACCGGACAATCTCTCCCGAAGGCAATGCTCAATATGGCGGCGGCCGTGTAGGGTCCGA
The window above is part of the Gemmatimonadota bacterium genome. Proteins encoded here:
- the recA gene encoding recombinase RecA, whose product is MNDNDPGREKALSGAISQIERQFGKGSIIRMGDENPQLSVESIPTGSLTLDLALGIGGVPRGRVVEIYGNESSGKTTLAKHIVAEAQKLGGMAAFIDAEHALDIRYARALGVDMDKLLIHQPDTGEQALDVAEILVRSGGVDVIVIDSVAALVPRAEIEGEMGDSHVGLQARLMSQALRKLTSVINRSRTCLIFINQIRQKIGVMYGNPETTTGGLALKFYSSVRIEVRRIGNIKGDDASAGIQVRGTVKKNKLAAPFREAQFDIIYGEGISKESDLIELGVNNGIIEKSGTWFSYNDERLGQGRENVRQLLREQRELAGEIEEKVRAIFAPPGQDESVENNGVAGKPAARPEPSVKRR
- the mutY gene encoding A/G-specific adenine glycosylase; translated protein: MLDWYGENQRDLPWRRALDPYAVWVSEIMLQQTRVDQARPYYDRFMERFPTVKHLGTAPLEDVLKAWEGMGYYARARNLHRAARRVVDEHGGQIPEDPARISDLPGIGPYTAAAILSIAFGRDCPVVDGNVVRVLSRLFHLTDNPASSAARKRLDGLAVRLLVRGRAGDFNQAMMELGATICTPRKPRCGACPVNPFCEARKTLPDPSVLPRKRPRRQRPHHHVAAGIVRRNDEVLIVRRPTDGLLGGLWEFPGGIVGKGVVGEKFLAEEIKNMLGIGIRVDRAVATLRHAFTHFEMTLQGYSCSHIAGVARHRDGNECRWVRFEDLGRFAFPRAYQRLIEAAAALHEGRRPAGST